Within Candidatus Oleimmundimicrobium sp., the genomic segment CAAACCAGGCCACTATCAAGACTGAGATTTTTAGCCAGCGCGTCTAAAGAAGAGATGCCAATAATTGGTTTTTTTAAACCCTGGGCAAGACCTTTGGCAATGGAAACGCCAATCCTTACCCCTGTAAAAGAACCGGGACCAAGGCCAACCGCAACTACATCAATATCTCTTATATCACAGCCAACATCGGATAATAATGAATCCACTAAAGGCAAAAGCTTTTGCATATGACCTTGTGGTGCATAAATACTGCGTTCTCCCAAAAGAACATCTTTTTTGCCTATCGCAACCGTGCAGAAATCACTCGACGTATCGAAAGCAAGTAACAGCATGAAATCTCCTTTCTTTATTGAAATCATATCAACTGACAACCTTTTTGAGAACTAAAATGTTATATGCCTGTCAAAACTGCTCTTTCAGCACAGAAAATTACAGCATTTGTAAACATTTTGGTTATAAACTGAATGGCTTTTAAGATAGAGCAGAATGTTATATATTAAATATAGAGAGGTAGTAATTATCGGGTTGTTTGTTCTCAAGTTTTTTTGAAAAGATAGCGTTATTAAACTCTATATTTTTAATTTGCCGGAAAGACAGATTAAGGTGTTTCGATTGATAACTGCATGACGCGGCTTTAGTTACCGAGCCATGCGGAGATTCATTGAAACATTTGGCATAAGGCATTAGCTTAAGGACGGAACTCCATTGCTTGACACCGAAAAAGGTAGCCAGCAAGTGGAGGTGCCCGCCGACTGGGCCTCAAATCTCTGAGGTACTCTTGCCGGAGCGACAGTCTTTCCGGCTTTCTTTTAACCATTTTTTAGCTATTTTTTTCCAACGTCCACCATGAGGTATTATATCTATTTCTCTAATGTTTTCTTCCAAAAGACGTCTAAATTTTATCTCTAAAAAATCCTTAGGTAAAAGAGGAGCTACTTTATCACCCCACTCAATAACCGTAATACCATCCCCAAAAAAATATTCTTCATAACCAATATCTAACATTTCTTGCAAAGATTTAAGGCGATAAACATCAAAGTGGTAAAAAGGTAAATTTGATAAGCTCATATATTCTTTAATTAGAGCGAAGGTTGGGCTGGTTATCTTCATATTAATTCTCAAACCATGCGCTAATCCTTTGACAAAACACGTTTTACCCGCGCCTAAATCACCCGTTAAGCTAATAACATCTCCCGCTTGAAGAAATTGTGCTAATCCTTCAGCTAGCTTTTGAGTTTCAGAAACAGATTTTGTTAAAACAATAAGCTCGTTTCCTTTCACTCTTCTCCTAAAAAAACATTAACTGTTCTGTAGTTTCTTCTTTTTGAGCCAATTTATCAACTTTGCTGCTTAACAACTCTTTAAGTATTAAAAAATCGGCCTTAAGCTTGTCGAGGTTGGTTCTTTGATATAAAGCCGCAGCTGGGTGATAGATAGGAAATATATAATAGCCGTTACCGTCAAAACACTTGCCCCGAACCTTTGAAATGGGAACATTTTTATCCAAAATAACCTGAGTCGCAAACCTACCAAGCGTGCAAACAACCTTGGGTTTAATTATCTCTATCTGTTTCA encodes:
- the tsaE gene encoding tRNA (adenosine(37)-N6)-threonylcarbamoyltransferase complex ATPase subunit type 1 TsaE, translated to MKGNELIVLTKSVSETQKLAEGLAQFLQAGDVISLTGDLGAGKTCFVKGLAHGLRINMKITSPTFALIKEYMSLSNLPFYHFDVYRLKSLQEMLDIGYEEYFFGDGITVIEWGDKVAPLLPKDFLEIKFRRLLEENIREIDIIPHGGRWKKIAKKWLKESRKDCRSGKSTSEI